The Bacteroidota bacterium genome contains the following window.
AAAAGTCCATGTTTACATTATGGACTCCGGGGTCTCCAAAGAAGACATTAACGTTGTTGAGCACAAAGACTTCACGATGCTTTTCCAGAATCGGGAAGAAGAGTACTGGGATGATGCTGTCGAGCAAACAACGCCTGTCTACGACCCAGACAATGCCGGCAATCCAGCTGACGAAAGCGGCCACGGCACGCACATCGCTTCAACACTCGGCGCCAAAGACGACAAAAAAGGCATGCTTGGCGCTGCTCCGAACGTCAAAATCCATTCATTAAAAGTGCTGACGGCAGAAGGACGCACCGACATTACGACGGTTACAGCTGCTGTTGACTACGTAACTGAGCAAAAGCTGGCGCATCCAGATGAAGCAATTATTGTCAACATGAGCTTTGGCATGGACATCGGTACGACGGCCTACAATAGTCTGGATGAAGCAGTTGCGCGCTCCATCGAAGCGGGTGTTGTGTACGTGGTATCTGCCGGCAACGACGGCCGCGATGCCAGCACGTACTCTCCTGCACACGTTGAAGGTGTAATCACGGTCGGTGCATACAATGAGTTTGATGCCTTTTCCAGCTTCTCCAACTACGGCGCTGTTGTTGACATCCTTGCGCCAGGGGAAAATATCCTTGCCCTATCTCACCTGAAGCATGACGTAGACCATAAAGAGCACGTATTAAACAGCGGCACCTCCTTTGCAGCGCCGCATGTGACAGCAACAGCCGCGTTCTACATGGGCCAGCATCCGAAAGCAACACCGGCTGAAGTTAAAGAAGCCATCATCGCAAATGCACGGACAGGCATCAAGGGCACGCCACCTGCTACCACCAACCTGACTGTTTATGCCGGCGACTTCAGCCGGGACAAAAAGAAGGACAAGCCTTTCAAATTCAAAAAAGCCAAATACGACGAGAAAAAACAAACGCTAAAAATTGAGGGCGAAGGTCCAAGATTGGAGCGTATCGTGCTGCACGATGGGAATGACCAGGTACTTGCAGAAACCTCTACAGGCTTTGAACACAAATGGAAAGTTGAACTGGAAGAGGTAGAAGCTGTGCCATGTACAATCAGCGTCACCTTAAACGGCGAAACGCAAACACAAGCAGTCGAACACCGACCCGGTTCTTGTACCAATTAATGCGCAAATACTGCAGATCGAAATACGCAAACCGTGCCCGACTATCCTGTTTAGTCGGGCACGGCTATTTTCCGTGTTAATGGAGTGTAAATATATTTGAATAAACACGCGACAACGAGCCATCCCCTTGTCCACAGCATAAAATTTTTTCGTAGTAAAGCCTGTGCGCACCGCTCACAGCTCCCCAGGGCGCTCCGTGTGAGAACACACTTGGGAAAACCGTCAGGGTATCTACTCTAGACTCACCCGGCAAGACGAGAAAATTGGCTATGCCCGCAACACAACCCCAGCCGCGATTGAAGGCTGAGCCTGTACTATCATCTTCGACATATTCAAAACCGAAAACCGGAATCTTGGTATCCAGATTACACCGATCCAGGTATACAGGCACAGATTCGCGGTTTTCATAGCGGATCACAAGCTGATATCGGTTGCCGGCTGGAATCACCGAGTTGTATTCCAGTTTATCTGTGCAGATAGCGTATTCACCGCATTTAAAGTCACCAACCTGCTGAGGCCCTGCACTTCCAATGATTTCACAGCCTGAAACCACAAAGCCCAGCAATAAGCACAAGGCAGGTTTTAACTGCTTCATGGTAGCGCAATCAGTTTCTCAACAATACCGTTGATGCCAGTTGCCAATGCATCGTGCGCTACCACTTCTACATAACTGCCATTGACCATGGCAAATTGTCGCATATACGACTCACTGACATACTCGCGCACCCATTTCCCTTCTTCGGGGTGCGTTTCCGGGTCCTGCTGCGCAGCTACTTTAAAAAACACCTGATCTTTTTTGCCGAGTTCAACAGCCCGCTCATCAAGGCGGTGCATTTTGGTAATTGAGAGGGCCACTTTACCCTCTTCATCAGGATTAGAAACCCCAATAAAATAAACCGTAGGGCTATCCGATTCGTACACAAAGCCTTTAGCTTCCAGTGCAGTTTCCAGCATCTCTAAGGCAACACGATGCCGCTCTCCACTGGCTTCATCCATGGCAACAAAACTGGCATCAAAGGTTTGTGCCTGGGCAAAAAGAGAAACAGGGGAAATTAAACAAATTGCTAAAAAAGCGACTCCGGCGAGTCGGCTCAAGATAGAAATACGCATATCAGCACCTTTAAAAGAAATGAAAGATGGGTTGCTGTAGCAGAGGTGCAGAGGCGAAGGGTTTTCAGTAAAAATTTTACGACACTTTAATTTAAAGCATCAAGGGCATTTTATGCAAACCTACACAACTGTGTGGCGCAATTTTATTTCGATGTAACACGATTCGCAAACCAGGGCCATGTCATGAAATGCCTTAAAGGCATCTGTTAGGCTGCCCTCAAGCTCGAACAAAGCTTCACAGGCATTACACCAGGCTTGCAAGTCGCGCGGTACAGTACTGGTTTCGATAAATCCCAATGGCCCATCTTTTCCTTCGAGTAAATGCCGGCAAATCACTGTAACGGGTCTCTTTCCATGTTTGGCGCAGTCAATTTCCAACGTCGTGTCTTCGGCCATGGGATTCCATCATAAGTGATACATTACGCTTTGCGAAAACGGCGTCCATATCCCTGTTTTGACACCGATACGGCGCAGCG
Protein-coding sequences here:
- a CDS encoding S8 family peptidase gives rise to the protein MIKKPNDNKWVRLFVVIALFTSPILFQGCDTFGTETTASNEATNALTPQAPVSADHPKLRHPQLLDQARGTVDGAGKGGSDQIHLMLAFNGYEADGITKRVMNRYDVTRRILNKYEDDIRLKVQLSKAFDGISIKINDEIMEDFLADLAQDPDFAWAEPDVDFGQLWVIPEKKGHHEDQLIPWGIARIGGGLDKPKNDKKVHVYIMDSGVSKEDINVVEHKDFTMLFQNREEEYWDDAVEQTTPVYDPDNAGNPADESGHGTHIASTLGAKDDKKGMLGAAPNVKIHSLKVLTAEGRTDITTVTAAVDYVTEQKLAHPDEAIIVNMSFGMDIGTTAYNSLDEAVARSIEAGVVYVVSAGNDGRDASTYSPAHVEGVITVGAYNEFDAFSSFSNYGAVVDILAPGENILALSHLKHDVDHKEHVLNSGTSFAAPHVTATAAFYMGQHPKATPAEVKEAIIANARTGIKGTPPATTNLTVYAGDFSRDKKKDKPFKFKKAKYDEKKQTLKIEGEGPRLERIVLHDGNDQVLAETSTGFEHKWKVELEEVEAVPCTISVTLNGETQTQAVEHRPGSCTN